From the genome of Jannaschia sp. S6380:
GTCGTCGTCCTGGACGCCGGCGGGCACGTCAAGGCGTTCGAGCGTCAGGACGATGCGGCACCCGGCCGGTTCGCGATCGCGCACGGCAAGGCCTATGGCGCGGTGATGCTGGGCATGGCGGGTCGCGCGCAGATGGCCCGCGCCGAACAGCAGGCCTATTTCATGGCCGCAGTGAACGGCGCCTATGGCGGGCAGGTCGTCCCCGTCCCGGGCGGCATTCTGGTGCGCGACGCCAAGGGCAACACGCTGGGCGCGATCGGCGTGACGGGCGACACGTCCGACAACGATGCCGAAGCCGGGCTGGCCGGGATCGAAAGGGTCGGGCTGATCGGCGAGGCCTGAGCGTCCCACGGATTCGTGCGCTGCCGCATGCCCGGCCGTGCGGTCGTCGGGCTATGAAGGCCGTGGCGGCGCGGCTATCTTGCGTCCGAACCGGAGGATATCCATGCGACCGCTCGTCGGCATCATTTCGAACCACTACCTGATCAACGACCAGTATCCGGCCCATGCGAACGGCAAGATGAACACCGACGCCGTGGCGCATGTCAGCGGTTGCATGCCGCTCGCCTTCCCCGGCGACCCCGATGCCGTCACGATCGACGAGTTGCTGGAGGTGTTCGACGGCTTCCTGTTCACCGGCGGCCGGCCCAACGTTCACCCCGAGGAGTACGGCGAGGACGAGACCGAGGCACACGGCGCCTTCGACCGGGCGCGCGACCGGGTCGCGTTGCCACTGATCCGCGCGGCGGTAGAGCGGGGGCAGCCGGTGCTGGGCCTGTGCCGGGGCTTTCAGGAAGTGGCGGTCGCGATGGGTTCGACCCTGCATCCCGAGATCCGCGACTTGCCGGGCCGCATGAACCACCGCATGCCCCCCGACGGCACGCTGGAGGAGAAGTTCGCCCTGCGCCACGAGGTCCGCTTTTCGCCGGAGGGACCGTTCACGCGGCTGATGGGGCAGGAGGTCGTGATGACCAACACGCTGCACGGGCAGGGCATCAAGCAGGCCGGGCCGCGCATCCGCATCGACGGGTGGGCCCCCGACGACACGCCCGAGGCGATCTGGATCGCCGACGCCCAAGGCTTCGCGCTCGCGGTGCAGTGGCATCCCGAGTGGAACGCCGCCGGCGACCCGGTATCACGTCCGCTGTTCGGTGCCTTCGGCGACGCTTGCCGGGCTTGGCGCCGAGGCCGTGCCGCCCCGCTGCGCAGGGCCGGCTGACGCTAGAACCCGTAGAGCCGCGCGGGGTTGCGGACCAAGACGGCGTCGCGCGTATCGTCGTCCGGGCAGACCCGGTCGAGCGCATCCAGAAGCGCGCCCGCATCCGCCCGCTCCGCCCCGCCCAGCATGATCTGCGGCCAGTCCGATCCCCAAAGGCATCGCAACGGGTTCGCCGCCAGCAGCGCGGCGACATGCGCATCCGCAGCATCGAACGGTGCCGTGCACAAACGGTAGGGCGCCGACAGCTTGACCCAGATATGCCCGTGATCCAGCAGGTCGAGCAGGGCCCGGAACCCCGGCGTGTCGATCCCGGCCGACAGGTCCGGCCAAGCCATGTGGTCCAGCACCACCGGCACCGGCATCGCCGCGATCCGCGGGGCCAGTTCCTGCAGGTGACGATCGGCCTGCAGCAGCATCTGCACGTGCAGGCCACGGTCGGCCAGGCGCGGGGCCATCGCTTCGACCCCGTCCCAACTCAGCACGCCGCCATGGACGTAGTTCAGGCGCACCCCCTCGAACCCGTCCTCGCCCAGGGCGTCCAGGTCGCGGTCGGTGGCCTCGTCGGTCACCAACCCGATGCCGCGCGTCCGCTCGCGGCCCAGCGCCTCGATCCCCCGGCGGACCAGGGTCATGTCCGTTCCATGCAGGATCGACTGGACGATGACCGTCCGTTCCACGCCCAGCGCGTCCATCTGGTCGCGATAGGCCTGTAGGTAGCGGTCGAAATCCCAATCGTCGGCCGGGTCCTCGATCCGATCAGGGTTCAGATGACCTTCGGATACCGATCCCAGCAGGTGGATGTGGGTGTCGCAGGTGCCCGGCGGGGCGCGGCGGGCGGGTCGTGCGGCAGGCAGCGGAGGGGCGGATGTCGGAAGCGTCATGTCACCGGTCTATGGCCTAGGACCCCGGCAGGGCAACGACCGACGCAAGGATCTGCGGATCCGCGTGAGGGCTTGCCGATGGACGGGATGCCAGGCCGGCCCGGGTTGGCGGGTCAACGGGTGCCAGAAGAACCGGAACAGATGGCCGCCATCGTCCTCGCACCAATGCGACCATTGCGGCGGCAGCGGCGGCGTCCGGACCAGGACGAAGTGCCAGACGACCGCGGGCGTGCCGATGGAAGCTGGCGGAAGCGTGCCCCGGGCCCCGGTGGCGATACCGCTCTCCTCCCGCAATTCGCGCAAGGCCGTCTCAGGGGGGATCTCGCCGGGTTCGGGCGTCCCCTTCACCAGCTGACATCCCGCGCGCGGGTGGCAAAACGCCAGGATCGCATTCCCGCGTAGCACGACCGGACAGACCTTGGTCACGGCACCCGGCCGGGCGGTCAGCCCCGCGCGCAGCGTCCAGTCATGGGTCGCGCCCGGCCCCGGCATGGCTCACCCGTACTGCTCCAGCATATCCAGCAGGTCCTCATGCGTGTTCGCCTCCTGCACGGGCTTGTCCTCGCGCCAGCGCAGCATCCGGGGAAACCGCAGGGCGACGCCCGACTTGTGGCGGGTCGATTTCTGTATGCCTTCGAACCCGATCTCGAAAACATGCTCGGCCGGGACCTGCCGCACGGGTCCGAACCGCGCCAGCGTGTTGCGCCGGACCCAGTGGGTAATCCGGCGGAACTCGGCATCGGTCAAACCGGAATATGCCTTGGTGAACGGCACCAGGTCGTTCCCCTTCCAGACCGCGAAGGTAAAATCGGTATAGAGGTTCGCGCGCCGCCCATGACCCGCCTGCGCATAGACCATCACCGCGTCGATGCTGAGCGGATCCAGCTTCCACTTCCACCAATCGCCCTTCTTGCGCCCGACGTGATAAGGGCTGTCGCGTCGCTTGAGCATCAGGCCCTCGGCATTGGCCTCGCGGGCACCGGCGCGAATGTCGCCCAACCCGTCCCAATCGTCGAATTCAACGAGCGGCGACAGGGCCACCGGTGCCTCCGTCGGCATGTCCGCCAGCAGTGCCTCCAACCGCCCCCGGCGTTCGGCGAAGGGCAGGGCACGCAGATCGGCCCCATCCTGTTCCAACAGATCATAGGCGCGCAGGATCACCGGTGCCTCGGCCAGGGTCTTCTTCGGCACCGTCTTGCGCCCGATCCGCGTCTGCAGCGACGCGAAGGATCTCGGCTGGCCCGTCTCGGCGTCCCAGACCAGGATCTCGCCGTCGAGCACCGTGCCATCGGGCAGGAAATCGCGGGCGCGCGCAAATTCCGGGAATCGGTCGGTCATCAGCTCCTCGCCCCGGCTCCAGAGGTGATGCTGCCCGCCGCGCAGGATCAACTGTCCGCGGATTCCGTCCCACTTCCACTCCGCGATCCAGTCGTCGGGCGACCCGAGCGCGTCCGGCTCTCCCTCGACCCCGTAGGCCAGGCAGAACGGATAGGGGCGGCTCAGATCCGCATCCGGATCCGGGGCGGTGATCAGCGCCGCATAGCTCGTGGTTTCGGGCGTCCAGTTGCCCATCAGGCGGTGCGCCAGTTCCGGCTCGTCGATGCCGGTTGCGCGCGAAAGGGCCCGGGTCATCAGCTTCTGACTGACACCGACGCGAAACCCGCCGGTGATCAGCTTGTTGAAGACGAACCTCTCCGATCCCTCCAGCTGCCGCCATGCGGCGAGGATGGCCGATTTGCGCGCGGGCTCCTCCAGGGCGGAAAGCCCGCGGATCTCGGCGATCCAGTCCGACAGGCTGCGGTCGGGCGCCGGTTCCGGTTCGGGCAGAACCAGGTGGATCGTTTCGGCCAGGTCGCCCACGACATCGTAACTCGCCTTGAAGAGCCACATCGGAAGATCGGCCACCTCGGCCGCCCATTCCGACAGACGGGTCGCGTTGACCGTCCGCTTGGGTCGCCGACCCGACAGAAGCGCAATCGTCCAGAGCCGGTCATCCTCCGGCGTCTCACGGAAATAATCGGCGAGCGCGCCTGTCTTGGCCGTCGTCTTGGTTGTCTGATCGAGCGCGGTGAACAGGCGGGCGAAACGTTTCATGCCTCCCCCCTCAGGAATGCGGCCATCCGGTCGACGGCCGCCGTCGCGGCCGGAACGCGGTCGACGAACAGTTGGAAATCATGCGGCACGCCCGCGACCTTCTCGACTCGAACCGGTGCGCCGCCCGCGCGCAGGCGCGCGGCGATGGCGTCGGCGTCCCATTCCAGAAGCTCGGCCCGCGCGACCTGCAGAAAGGTCGGCGGCGCGCCGGTGAAATCGGCGTGGATGGGCGAGACACGAGGGTCCCGCGGGTCCGCCCCGCCTAGGTAGTCGGCAACCATCCGACGCAGCAGCGGCTCCGCCAGCAACATCTCGTCCACACCCGCGGGCAGGGTCCGGTTCGGGTCGAGGTCCGCGGCCGGGGAGGCCAGGGCCATTTGCGTCGGGCACTTGCCCCCGGAAAGCAGCTCCGCGCAGACGGCGAGGGCAAGCGTGCCGCCCGCGCTGTCCCCGCCCAGGGCGAACGGCCCCGCGGCGGCCAGGGCTCGGGCCACGGCCAGCGCATCCTCGAGCCCCGCGGGGAAGGGGTGTTCGGGTGCCTTGCGATAGGCCGGTACGATCACCCGCATGCCGGTCCGGCAGGCCAGACCGTGTGCAAGCGCCCGATATCCCTGCGGCGAGCCGAGGACGAAGCCCCCGCCGTGCAGCCAAAGAAGCGTCCCGCCCCGTGCGCTCGGGGCGACGGCGATGCCCGGCACGCCCGCAATGTCCACGGCGACTTCGGGCAGCAGGTTTCGCGACGGCGGGTCGGGGGCGAACAGGCTGAACCCTACCCGGTGCACCTGCCAGGGGATGGGCAGCGCAAGGATCGGCCGCAGGACGTGGCGCGTGGCGGCCGCCAGCACCCGGTCGCGCCAGGTGAGGGGCGTCATGCCTCCGCCTCCTCGGCTTCCAGGAGGTCGTCGCCATATTCCGTTTCGACGATCTGGGCGTCATACCCCTGTTCTGCCAGCCATTGACGAAAGGTGGCGGTATAGCCGTGGGTCGCGAAGATGCGGGTGGCGCCCGTTTCGCGGATGGCGGCGTTCAGTCCCTTCCAGTCCGCGTGGTCGCTGATGACGAAGCCCCGGTCAGCCGCGCGCCGTCGGCGCACGCCACGCAGTGCCATCCACCCCGACGCGATGCCGGTCGACACGGGGCCGAACTTGCGCAGCCAGGGTCCGGCCAGGGCCGAGGGCGGGGCCACGACAAGCGCGCCCGGATGTGCCTTCAGGTCGGTCTCGGGCGTCACCCGTATCGTGTCGGGCAGGTCGACCCCCTGGGCGCGCAGGACGGCGTTCGTGTTCTCGACCGCGCCGTGCGTCAGGATCGGTCCGATCGAGGCGTCGACCATCGTCATCACGCGCTGCGCCTTGCCCAGCGAATAGGCCCCGATGGCGGCATGCCGCCCCTCGGACCGGCAGGACCGCCACCAGTCGTCGAGCTGCGCGGCCAGTGTCGCCTCGGGCAGCCAGTCGAACACCGGCAGGCCGAATGTGCATTCGGTGATGAAAGCGTGGCAGCGCACCGGCTCCCACGTCTCGGACAGACCGTCAGGGGTGGTCTTGTAGTCGCCCGAGACGACCCAGACCTCTCCCTTGTGCTCGATGCGGATCTGCGCGCTGCCGGGGACGTGACCGGCGGGGTGGAAACTGACGGAAACGCCGTTTATGTCGCGCGTTTCTCCGAACGCGATCCCCTCCAGGTCGATCTCGCCCAGGCGATGCCGGATGACTGGCCCGGCCGCGTGCGTGGCCAGATAGTGGCGATGCCCCGGATAGGAATGATCGGCATGGCCATGGGTGACCAGGGCCCGGTCGACCGGACGCCACGGATCGATGTGGAAGCGGCCCGCCGGGCAGTACAGGCCTTCGTCTCGGAATTCCAGAACCATGCGATCAATGTAGGTGCGCCGGGGAGCGTCGACCAGCACGGCGAATTGGTTAACGGATTCCCGGGTGGACTTGCGGTCTCGGCGGGAAACCGGCCGGAATGTCGCCACAATCGGCGCTGCGGCAGCTAGGGGCCGCCACTATTGCGCCATGATCTACAATTCTGCCCAAGATCTGCCGCAATCGCGATGCATCTTGTCCTTACTGTTTAACCGGGGGGTTTGACGTGAATATTTGTTTTAGTGGTTTCAGGAACGGTGAGTTCTGCCTCGGTGATGCGACGGCGCGGCTGCATGGCCCTGAGTACGGGATGACGCATGCGGGGCTGGTAATGCTCGGGCTGTTGGCGGTCGTCATGGCGGTCTACGTATTCCGCGACCCGGCCTGACCGGGAAAGACAGCCGGTCCCTCGGGGGGGAGTGGCCGGCAAGATGGGAGCGGAGGCCCGGTTGCGGCAACCGCTCCCACATTAGTTTCGGGGCATCGGTCGGGGCATCGGTCGGCGTGGCTATTCCCGCTCGGCCTCCGGGATCAGAAGCGTGATTTCGCCTGTCTCGGCAAGGCGACGGATGGTGGCGACGATTGTGCCCATAGCCTCCTCGACCTCGGCGGCAGGGGGGGCGGTCGAAAGCTCCGCGATCTCCTCGCGAATCTGATCGGCCAGGCGGGAGGAGATGTTGCCCAGCAGAAACGTCTTCACGCTCGCAAGCTCCTCGGGCGTGCCGGCAAGGGCGGTCCGCAAGTGATTGCCGTCCACCTCCTTGAGGACTTTCGGCAGATCACGCGGGTCGATCCGGTCGGGAATGTTCTCATAGCTGAAGACCGCCTTGCGGACGCGGTTCGCGAAATCCGGGTCCGTTGCATCGAGGCTCTCCAGGATCGTACGCCGCACGCTTGTCCGCGCCACGTTGAGGATGTCGCCGATCCGGCGGACGCCGTCCGTCTCGAAGGCGGGCGAGGTGCGGCCGGCGGATTGACGGCCAAGCGCCATGCCGATGCGCGCCACGGCGGTGGGTTTCACCTCCTCGGTTCGCGCGAACGCGGTCGCGACCGCGGGCGCCCGTTCGACGGAAAGGCGCGTCATCAGTTCGGCGGCGCGCTCGGCGGGCAGTTTCGACATCAAGATGGCTGCCACCTCGTCAGTTTCGCCCTCGACGAGCTGAAGCATGGCGTCGGTATCGAGTGTTTCCACGGCCGCCCAGGGGCTGTCGCCGGGCTGGGCGTCGGGTCCGAGTTCCGCATTCAGCGCATCCACGACATCGAGCGACAGCCGGCTTTCCAAGGTCGTCAGAACCCTGGCCATATCGCGGGGAAAGTGCAGGCCAATGCTGTCGAGTTCGGTCGCGAATTCCGCAATCACGAGGGCGAGCGTCGCGCGGTCGACGAAGCGCAAGCGCGCCATTTCACGCACGATGTCGCGCTGCTGCGCCGGCGGCAGGTCCCGCAAACCGGGATCGACCCCGCCCGAGATGAGCAGGTGGACGACCACCGCTGCTTTCTGCCGTCGCGTCAGGGCGGGTTTGGCGGGGGTTCCGGAAGCAGGGGACAGATCGGTCACGGCAGGTTTCCGTTGCGTGTCGGGGATGGGCACGGCCCCGTCATGCACGTCGGAGATTAATGGGCCGTTACGCGATCGCCGTTTGCGATCGTCAGTATCCCGAGGCCGACGCGCACGAAGCCGGATCGGCACCGCAACCCAGACGCAAAACGACCGCGACGGTGCATCACCGGTCGCGGTCGGTTTCTGATATGGCCGCAACCCGCAGGTCAGGCGCGGACATGTCCGCGCTTCAGCCTTCGGGCTCGTCGTTCCAGCAGGTCGCGGAGGCGGCATCCCAAGTCGTCCCGGGGTTGCATTCGCCGCCTTCGATGTTCTCGACCTGCCCGTCATCGTCTTCAAGGCCGGCGATGATGACGTCTTCCTCGTCGTCGGAGGCGACCCCGATCACGGTGCCGATTTCCTCTCCGTCTTCAACGGTTTGCTCGCCGGAATCGTAATCCACGATCTCGTCCGATTCCGAGGATCCGGTCTCGTCGGACTCGCCGCTGAGTTCGCGCCCCCCGATGATGGAAACGCTTTCGGTTTGGGTCGTCGAGCCGGTGCCGGCGATCTGATCGCCGGGAGAGACGAACTTAGCGTCCGCCATGGCGACGCCGGGCAACAGCATCATGGAAAGCAGGGAGACACGCAGCATGTCGTCGTCCTCGTGGTTATGGCAGTCCCGAGGATTGATGACGTCCACTTGGGGCGAAAGTGAGATGCCTTTATGTCAGTCCGACGGTTTCTTTCGCGCCCAGCATGACGTTCAGGTTCTGCACCGCCGTTCCCGACGCACCCTTTCCGAGATTGTCCAGCACCGCGATGACCGTCACGCGGCCCTGTCCGTCGCCCTGGACCGAAAGCGTCATCCGGTTGGTCCCGTTCAGGGCCTGCGGGTCGATCCGGGTCGTGGCGGCTTCGACGGTGACGAACGGATCGTCGGCATAGAAGTCACGCAGCGCCGCCTCGATCCGGGCATGGCCCGCGACCTGGCCGGGCAGGGAGTCGGCATGTAGATGCAGTTGCACGGCCATGCCCTGCCGGAACCGACCGACGGCGGGCTGGAACAGCGGCTTTCGCGTCAAACCGCCATATTTCATGATTTCGGGCAGGTGCTTGTGATCCTGGGACAGGGCGTAGAGGTAGAAATCCGGCGCCGATCCCGCGTTATACTCGGCGATCAGACCCTTGCCGCCGCCGCTATAGCCGGAGATGCCCGTAAGGACGACACCGTGGTCGGGCGGAACGATGCCCGCCTCGGTCAGTGGACGAAGCATGGCGATGCTGCCAGTGGCATAGCAGCCGACATTTGCCACGCGCCGTGCCTCGGCGATACGGGACCGCTGACCGGGCAATTCGGGCATGCCGTAGATCCAGCCGGGGGCCGTGCGGTGGGCGGTGGAGGCGTCGATCAGCCGGGTGTCGCCCGCCATGGCCGCGGCCTGCCGCGCGGCATCGTCGGGCAGGCACAGGATGGCCACGTCCGCCTCGGCAAAGGCGGCGGCGCGGGCGTCATGGTCCTTGCGGCGGTCGTCATCCAGCTGGATCAGGCGGATATCCTCGCGCCCGGCGAGCCGTTCGCGGATCTGCAGGCCGGTCGTGCCGGCCTCTCCGTCGATGAAAACCGCGTGCGTCATCAAGCCCCCCTTCGGTCTGCAACATGGGATACGCGGGGCGCGGGTGGGCTGCAACAGGCGGTCAGGCCAAGATGTCGCGGTCCATCTGGCGGAACAGGTCGACATAGTCGAGCAGGACCCAGTTCTCGGCAATGCGGCCGTCGGCACAGCGATAGAAGTCCATGACCCGCAGGGTCAGCGAACGTCCGGTGGCGGTCTCGCCCAGATAATCGCCCCGATGCGTCATGGTCATCGACGGCCAACCGGACACGGCGGCGTAGTTGCCATCGCCGATCCGGCAATAATGGTTGCCACCCTTGCGATCGGGGAAGGCGTGCAGGAACGGCGCCCGGTGGTCGCGTACGAACCCGTCCCAGCGATAATTGGCGCCGATACCTCCGGGGCCGTACCACATCATGTCGTCGGCCCATGTACCGCCATCGCCAGTCTGGCCCGGGGACGCGCCGGTTTCCGGGTCGTAGACATGCAGGTCGCCCAGCATCCGTTCGACCAGGTCGAGGCTGGCCGCGCCCCCCGCCGGATCGGGGCAGACCCCGTCATGGGTGGCGGGGCCGGGGAACAGCATCTCGGTCCCCAAACCGACCGGAAACGGCTGCCGTCCGGCCTGGCGCATCAGGTCGGGCAGGTCGAGGATGATCCGGCCTTCGCGGATACGCCCGCCGGCGTCGAGACGATGGAACTCCCCCGCACGCAGGAACGCCAGCCGTCCGGACGGGGCGACCCCCCAGAGCGGCGCGTGATGGGTGCCGACGATATGGCTTATCGCGGCCACCCAGGTGCCGCCTTCGGCGCGCCGGTTCTCGCCACCGATGACGATCTCGTCGCGTCGATGCGCCCCGCGCAGGGCCGCGCGGAGAGGTTTGATGACCCGGGACACGATCTCCGCGCGTCCGTCGACGCGATCCACGGGGGCCATCATGTGCCAGACGGCGTCGTCCGCAAGGATCGCCTCGGACGCTGCGTCGATGTCCGGCGCCGTCAGCAGGGACGCCAGACCCGTCCTAACGGCATGGCGGATGTCGGTCATCTGATTTCCTTCCGGGCCGGGCGGAGATTCGGACTTGCACCGGGCGTATCGCCCCGGCTAGCGTCTTTGCAAGCGTATGCATGCGCGGGGCCCGACGGGAGGCGGGCGGTCCGGAAGATGCTCTGACGCGCTGGTATCGTTCCGATACGCGGCTAAGGTGGCCGCGGGGATCGGGGCGGGGCATCCGCTCCTCGCCCATTCAAGGACAGCAATCGACAGGGAGACACCGATGCTGATGAAGAGACTTGCCCTTGCCGGGGCTTTCGCATTGTCCGCGACCACCGCGATGGCGGACTGCGCGTTCGAGAACGACGTCGAGGTCAAATCGCTTTCGGCCGGGTTCGAGGCCTGGAAGGCCGTGACCGACGCCATGGCCGAGTGCGGCAACTTCTCCGCCGAACTGGATCAGGAATTCCGCACCAAGCAGCCGGCCGCCTTCGCGGCCGATCCGTCGCTCTACGCGATTGGGGGCGTGTCGAACGGCACGATCACCCCGCTTCTGAATGAGGGGACGATCCGTCCGCTGGACGATCTGGTCGAGAAGTACGGCCAGAACCTGACGCCGAACCAGCTGATCCGCGTGGATGGCGACATCATGGCAATCGCGATGATGGTGAACACGCAGCACCTGATGTACCGCAAGGACATCTTCGAGGAACTGGGCCTGGAAGTGCCCACAACCTATGACGAGGTCCTCGAAGTGGCGGCGGCCATCCAGGAAGCGGGCGTGGTCGAGTATCCGCTGGGTGCCACCATGAAGTCGGGCTGGAACCTGGCGCAGGACTTCAACAACATGTTCCTGGGCTACGGCGGCACGTTCTACAACGACGACAGCACCCCCGCCGTCAATTCCGAGGCCGGGATCAAGGCGCTGGAGACGATGAAGGCGCTGACCGAGTACATGGACCCGGAATACCTCGTGTCCGACTCCACCTATGTCCAGCAGCAGTTCCAGCAGGGCAAGATCGCCATGGCGAACCTCTGGGGCTCGCGCGGGGGGGCGATGGACGATCCGGCCGAAAGCGACGTCGTGGGCAAGGTCGGCTCGGCCGCGGCGCCCGTCGCGATGGAGGGCGGCGCACCGGCCACGACCCTTTGGTGGGACGGCATCGTCGTCGCCAAGAACATCCCCGACGAGACCGCCGAAGCGGCGTTCCGCGTCGCGATGGAGGGGCTCGACACCGATATGGTGCAGGGGGCAAACGAGGACGCGATCTGGCTGATCCCGGGCTACGAGCCCAACGAGATGGCGCAGGGCGCGATCGCCACGGCGACCGCCGATCCGACCCCGATCAGCTATCCCTCCACCAGCCAGATGGGCCTGATGCATACCGCCATCGGCAACGAGCTGGACGCATTCTTCACCGGTGACCGCTCCGCCGAGGAGACGCTCGCGGCGATCGAGGAAAGCTACACGGCGGCAGCCAAGGAAGCCGGGCTGCTCGAATAAGACTGTCGGGGCGCGCCTTTTCGGGGGCGCCCCTTCGCCGTTCTGGGGGATCCGCGATGAAGTTCAAGACATTCGCCATGTTCGTCGGGCCATCGGTCTTCCTGATGCTGCTCTTCATCGCGTTCCCGCTGGTCGCGGTCCTGCTGAACTCGTTCCAGGTCACGCAGCCCGTCTTCACCACCCAGGAGATCGAGACCTGTTCGGCCGGCTTCCTGGAGCAGAGCTGCACGACCGAAATCAAGACGATCCCCGTGCTGGACGAGAACGGGGACACCGTGACCACCACCGAATGGGTGGGCCTGTCCTCCTATGCCAACGTCCTGGGCGGCGACCGCCTGACCCGGGCCCTCTCGAACTTCGATTTCGGAGAGCTGCTGCGCATCGATTTCTGGAAGGCCCTGCGCTTCACGCTGACCTTCACGCTGATCACGCTGCCCTTCGTCCTGGGGCTGGGCCTCGCCATCGCCGTCGTGGTCAACAATGCCACGCGCGCGGTCAAGGGGCCGGTCATCTTCGTCTCGCTGCTGCCGTTCATCATCACGCCGGTCATCGGCGCGCTGTCGATCCGCTGGCTGTTCTATGGCGACGGCATCGCGACTGTCTGGCTAGAGGCGATGTTCGACACCGACCTCGCCGTCGCCGCCAACGGCTGGGCGGTGGAATTCCTGATGATGTTCTACCGCGTCTGGCACGTGGCGCCCTTCGCCTTCGTCATCTTCTATGCCGGGCTGCAGACGGTGAACCAGGACACGCTGGAATCGGCGGTGATCGACGGTGCGTCGCGGTGGGAACGCCTGCGCTACGTCGTGATCCCGCACCTGATGCCGCTGATCGTCTTCATCACGCTGATCCACCTGATGGATGCCTACCGCGCCTTCGAGGAGGTGATCGGCTTCTCCTCCGAAAGCCAACGGATCACGCTGCAATACCTGACCTACGACTACCTGCAGCCGGACGATGCCGGGAACCGGCAGATCTCCTCGGCCTCCGCCTCGGCCATGCTGACGATGATCGGCGTGGTGATCCTGCTCGCCGCACCGCTCCGCCGCACCTGGCGCGACCACAAGGGGGCTTGAAGCCATGTCCGATGCATCCCTCCCGCGCGCGATGCGGCAGCCGTTCTCTCTCAAGCTGGCATCCAACGCGTTTCTCGTGCTGTGGCTCTTACTTGCGGCGTTTCCGCTGTTCTGGGTCCTCGCCATGTCGTTCAAGAGCCCGGTCGACGCCTTCTCCTCCTCGGCGGCCGACGTCATCATCGGGCCGCGCACGCTGGCGAACGGCAATGGCCTCTCGCTCGTCGACATCGTCTTGGGCATTCTGGTCGCGTGGCTGTCGATCAAGGCGGCGACGAAATGGCTGATGCCGATGGCGGCCGGCGACGGGACGTTGCAGCGCATCTTCTCCTGGGCCGTGATCGCGCTGGGCTTCGCCGTCCTGTTCATCATCGGCTTCTTCTTCGTCGTGCCCTGGATCGCGGCGCCGCTGGAGGGTCTGCTCGGGCCGCTGGGTCAGCCGATCCTCGGCCTGACGACGCAGCATTACGAGGCCGTCTGGATCGAGAACGAGTTCTATCAGAACTTCCGCAATTCCATGATCGTGACCTTCGGCGTGGTCACCGTCTCGCTGACGGTGGGGACGCTGGCCGGCTACGGGCTGGCCCGGTCAGGCAGCACCTTCGCGTTCTGGATCCTGATCATCGCTCTGATCTTCCGTGCGCTGCCGCATTCGGTGCTGGTGGCGGGCTACCTGCCGGTGTTCATCAACTCGGCCGAGATCCTCAGCCCGATCCTGGGCGAGAACGCCCCGACCCTCTACGGCCAACCGCTGGCCGTGATCGCCGTGCTGGTGTCGATCAACCAACCCTTCACGATCTGGATGCTGCGCAGCTTCTTCCAGAGCATCCCGGTCGACCTGGACGAATCCGCCCGCGTCGACGGATGCACCCATTTCCAGGCGTTCCGCTGGGTGATCATGCCGGTGATGTGGCCGGGCGTCATCACGACGG
Proteins encoded in this window:
- a CDS encoding carbohydrate ABC transporter permease encodes the protein MRQPFSLKLASNAFLVLWLLLAAFPLFWVLAMSFKSPVDAFSSSAADVIIGPRTLANGNGLSLVDIVLGILVAWLSIKAATKWLMPMAAGDGTLQRIFSWAVIALGFAVLFIIGFFFVVPWIAAPLEGLLGPLGQPILGLTTQHYEAVWIENEFYQNFRNSMIVTFGVVTVSLTVGTLAGYGLARSGSTFAFWILIIALIFRALPHSVLVAGYLPVFINSAEILSPILGENAPTLYGQPLAVIAVLVSINQPFTIWMLRSFFQSIPVDLDESARVDGCTHFQAFRWVIMPVMWPGVITTGLFSFLLAYNDFLVTSLLLDASNQTMVPAIAGYFNRETTTTDQVEAVAAAVSITAPLFLLVMIFQRQIVSGLTAGAVKG